The following proteins are encoded in a genomic region of Chloroflexota bacterium:
- a CDS encoding DUF4038 domain-containing protein, with protein sequence MADSATTSQSGAVAPLRLSENRRYLVDATGQPFFFLADTAWSIVWKGQPDQWAAYLDRRKAQGFSVVQVDTLPWTWGAPDADGNVAFYDGDPERPNEAYFQRYDRFVEMAAERGLFTCLMLIWGGPRPHLSAVHFSTEQAARHVAWLVRRYTRFPVLWSLSGDAPYDEEPEKWDAVGRAVEAADPNGHPTTNHLMTQRGWRFLHHDASWHDFHMIQTGHYGWARPNVADTALAYYRAEPVKAYVNGEPWYEGHPDMTDRPRLGPLFTAEHARYAFWVSVLSGATMGHTYGSQGIWNWKRPGDSEEFLAGPQIGETWDVGLKRAGGEHCGIGARKLRTLPWYELRPAPERVRAASGETLRVRQPACGLIEGSLWLVYCPDGSGAVELLGLNGDSWQAAWFDPRTGAEQSAGAVTPPENGVWPAPARPSAEDWVLILTR encoded by the coding sequence ATGGCGGATTCGGCAACCACATCGCAGTCGGGCGCTGTCGCCCCGCTCCGACTCAGCGAGAACCGACGGTATCTGGTGGACGCCACCGGGCAGCCGTTCTTCTTCCTGGCCGATACCGCATGGTCTATCGTCTGGAAGGGCCAGCCGGACCAGTGGGCCGCCTACCTGGACCGCCGCAAGGCCCAGGGGTTCAGCGTCGTGCAGGTGGACACGTTGCCCTGGACCTGGGGCGCGCCAGACGCTGATGGCAACGTCGCCTTCTACGACGGCGATCCCGAACGCCCCAACGAAGCGTACTTTCAGCGGTATGACCGGTTCGTGGAGATGGCTGCCGAGCGCGGCCTCTTCACCTGCCTGATGCTGATCTGGGGCGGCCCGCGTCCGCACCTCTCGGCCGTCCACTTCTCGACGGAACAGGCCGCCCGGCACGTCGCGTGGCTGGTGCGGCGCTACACCCGGTTTCCGGTGCTCTGGAGCCTCTCCGGCGACGCCCCGTACGACGAGGAGCCGGAGAAGTGGGACGCCGTGGGCCGCGCCGTGGAGGCGGCTGATCCGAACGGCCACCCGACCACCAACCACCTGATGACGCAGCGCGGCTGGCGCTTCCTGCACCACGACGCGTCCTGGCACGATTTTCACATGATCCAGACCGGCCACTATGGCTGGGCACGCCCGAACGTCGCGGATACGGCGCTGGCCTACTACCGCGCCGAGCCGGTCAAAGCGTACGTCAACGGCGAGCCGTGGTACGAAGGCCACCCGGACATGACCGACCGTCCCCGCCTCGGGCCGCTGTTCACCGCCGAGCACGCCCGCTACGCCTTCTGGGTCAGCGTCCTGTCCGGCGCGACGATGGGCCACACCTACGGCTCGCAGGGCATCTGGAACTGGAAGCGCCCCGGTGACTCCGAGGAGTTCCTGGCCGGCCCACAGATCGGTGAGACCTGGGATGTGGGCCTCAAGCGCGCGGGCGGCGAGCACTGCGGCATCGGGGCGCGCAAGCTGCGGACGCTGCCCTGGTACGAACTGCGCCCGGCCCCCGAGCGCGTCCGCGCTGCAAGCGGCGAGACGCTGCGTGTGCGGCAGCCGGCCTGCGGCCTGATCGAGGGCAGCCTCTGGCTGGTCTACTGTCCGGACGGCAGCGGTGCGGTTGAGTTGCTCGGCCTGAACGGGGACAGCTGGCAGGCCGCCTGGTTCGACCCGCGGACCGGCGCCGAGCAGTCGGCTGGCGCGGTCACCCCACCCGAGAATGGCGTCTGGCCGGCCCCCGCCAGGCCGTCAGCCGAGGACTGGGTGCTGATCCTCACCCGCTGA
- a CDS encoding carbohydrate ABC transporter permease: MIGQSSGLNQAAAAAVKPGSQVQLRIRPGSIGGYVILALLSLIYLIPLAFVFQVSLMSSRQFALNAASFPDPIMWTNYPEAWVKGSFERYFINTIVYTVSVVAGTLTFATLAAFPIARAHVRGSNGLYILFLSGILLPAGIIPQFFVMQQVGIYDTRIGYILLWWSRIALPIFILTGFIKSIPSELDDAAAIDGCPYVRYIFQIIVPLLRPALSVVGLIVAIRVWNDVIGPVIFLPSNSIKPISAGLLQFFAEFAAQWTLIAAAIAITASPLVLLYLFTQRYIIAGMTSGALKG, translated from the coding sequence GTGATTGGACAGTCATCCGGTCTGAATCAAGCAGCAGCAGCGGCCGTCAAGCCAGGATCGCAGGTGCAGCTGCGGATCCGCCCTGGCAGTATCGGCGGTTACGTGATCCTGGCGCTGCTCTCGTTGATCTACCTGATCCCGCTGGCGTTCGTGTTTCAGGTCTCGCTGATGTCGAGCCGCCAGTTCGCCCTCAACGCGGCGTCCTTTCCGGACCCGATCATGTGGACGAACTACCCGGAGGCCTGGGTCAAAGGCTCGTTCGAGCGGTACTTCATCAACACCATCGTCTACACCGTGAGCGTGGTGGCCGGGACGCTGACGTTCGCCACGCTGGCGGCGTTCCCCATCGCGCGGGCGCACGTGCGCGGCAGCAACGGGCTGTACATCCTGTTCCTGTCAGGCATCCTGCTGCCGGCGGGGATCATCCCGCAGTTCTTCGTGATGCAGCAGGTCGGCATCTACGACACCCGCATCGGCTACATCCTGCTCTGGTGGAGCCGCATCGCCCTGCCGATCTTCATCCTGACGGGCTTCATCAAGAGCATCCCGTCTGAGCTGGACGACGCCGCCGCCATCGACGGCTGCCCGTACGTCCGCTACATCTTCCAGATCATCGTGCCGCTGCTGCGGCCGGCCCTGAGCGTGGTCGGGCTGATCGTGGCGATCCGCGTCTGGAACGACGTGATCGGGCCGGTCATCTTCCTGCCCTCGAACTCGATCAAGCCGATCTCGGCCGGGCTGCTCCAGTTCTTCGCCGAGTTCGCGGCGCAGTGGACGCTGATCGCGGCGGCCATCGCGATCACGGCCTCGCCGCTGGTGCTGCTCTACCTGTTCACGCAGCGGTACATCATCGCCGGCATGACGAGCGGGGCGCTCAAGGGGTAG
- a CDS encoding sugar ABC transporter permease gives MGRTAGIWPYLCLMPALAVFILLEIVPAFATSIFSLTDYTGLPNAPIHFVGIQNYIDLLTGGQTFLIRALQVTVVFSIAVTVLQNGFAVLIAWLLNSNLRGQIAVRSLVFLPVVLGATINGLTWYVMFNPLGGPVTMVLREFGIRANILGSVDTAIYAVIWVQIWANLGFSMMVYLAGMQGIPAEVYEAGKIDGTTSWSAFRFLTIPLLAPSITINVLLAVIGTMTGFELIFVLTDGGPAFTTQTLGMWVFNQAFFTGNRLPGYASAIAMVQFAMVFLVAMIMQFYLRRREAVL, from the coding sequence ATGGGTCGAACCGCGGGCATCTGGCCGTACCTCTGTCTGATGCCGGCCCTGGCCGTCTTCATCCTGCTCGAGATCGTGCCGGCGTTTGCCACGTCGATCTTCTCCCTGACCGACTACACCGGCCTGCCGAACGCACCGATCCATTTCGTCGGCATCCAGAACTACATCGACCTCCTGACCGGCGGCCAGACGTTCCTGATCCGGGCGCTCCAGGTCACGGTGGTCTTCTCCATCGCCGTCACGGTCTTGCAGAACGGCTTCGCCGTGCTGATCGCCTGGCTGCTGAACTCCAATCTGCGCGGTCAGATCGCGGTGCGCTCGCTGGTGTTCCTGCCTGTCGTGCTGGGCGCCACCATCAACGGCCTGACCTGGTACGTCATGTTCAACCCGCTCGGCGGCCCGGTCACGATGGTGCTGCGCGAGTTCGGGATTCGGGCCAACATCCTCGGCAGCGTGGACACGGCGATCTACGCCGTCATCTGGGTCCAGATCTGGGCCAACCTCGGCTTCAGCATGATGGTCTACCTGGCCGGCATGCAGGGCATCCCCGCTGAGGTCTACGAGGCCGGCAAGATCGACGGCACGACCTCGTGGAGCGCGTTCCGCTTCCTGACGATCCCGCTGCTGGCCCCGAGCATCACCATCAACGTGCTGCTGGCGGTCATCGGCACCATGACTGGCTTCGAGCTGATCTTCGTGCTGACGGACGGCGGCCCGGCCTTCACCACCCAGACGCTCGGGATGTGGGTCTTCAACCAGGCGTTCTTCACGGGCAACCGCCTGCCCGGTTACGCTTCGGCCATCGCGATGGTGCAGTTTGCGATGGTCTTCCTGGTAGCGATGATCATGCAGTTCTACCTGCGGCGTCGGGAGGCCGTGCTGTGA
- a CDS encoding PAS domain S-box protein, protein MGRFRIDLLQGLSGAFALLAGLLMLMEPHRLVRFAAFAPLQPYFHLAGSLFLIGGVLLIGRMVARPRRDGTTPLAAVLAFALSLAVATPIVAAFAIDAARDDAETRAHKFEDTQDAAALISEMVAGAITNQQTIAISVASGTDLLSLPPDDVHRRLTSRATRQPTLRALAVFRADGTPLGRSDDAAPRSPAGLPTFQQTVTTQKVHTGLERSLALGRLLVISAAPMLNERGELIGVAAASSEPGQVLASLSNLQIPGARVFLVDEQGVVVATNTDAAIGTQVASPTVLAARERGHEVGTIAYGTGGDEWLTAYQRLPDTGWIVVVERSAATLLADTYAYRDRMLVYLLVAMAVAIVGGVALARRVSAPLIRLAAAVGQFDGRHPSSLPHSTLTEAAELAAAFADAQMRLAARTAEQEASEAEVRRLNQTLEERVRRRTAELAAASADAQRFRALVASSDDAILSKDLRGTVLSWNASAERLYGYAAEEMIGRSVSMLFPADRQHELPELLARVAHGESVEAFDTIRVHQDGRRLDVSVRVSPIRDDDGTVVAVSAIARDLTIEIERQRREIGSEKLRALGQMAGGIAHDLNQSLSLITGYGELLEDALAYDAERPLPPHLAEMLRTIRQAAHDGGETVARLLRFARGGSDSPAIAPEPVHISTLLDEVVRLTAPRWRDASQADGRPIRLDVESAPDVVIQGHPAGLREALTNLVFNAVDALPQGGRIRLVARQRVGGVRLIVEDDGQGMPADVRERIFEPFFTTKGDRGTGLGLAMVQSIVERHRGTITVESALGQGARFVLDFPLAGQPLTMDQPDDEAAPPARGRLRLLLVDDQKGITAMASMMLARHGHAVAQASSGEEAQLRLEAQPFDIVISDVAMGEGINGWQLAAQIHERWPGLPVVLATGWAAGIDPDEATARGIAGVLHKPYRSADLLAMIAAVTASAPAM, encoded by the coding sequence ATGGGGCGCTTCCGAATCGATCTGCTCCAGGGACTCAGCGGGGCATTCGCCTTGCTGGCCGGGCTCCTGATGTTGATGGAGCCCCACCGGCTCGTGCGATTCGCAGCCTTCGCGCCGCTGCAGCCGTACTTTCACCTGGCCGGCTCCCTCTTCCTGATAGGTGGGGTGCTGCTGATCGGCCGGATGGTCGCGCGGCCACGCCGCGACGGCACGACGCCGCTCGCAGCCGTCCTGGCGTTTGCGCTGTCGCTCGCGGTCGCGACACCTATCGTGGCGGCGTTTGCCATCGACGCCGCCCGCGACGATGCCGAGACCCGCGCCCACAAGTTCGAGGACACGCAGGATGCAGCCGCCCTGATCTCCGAGATGGTTGCCGGCGCCATCACCAACCAGCAAACCATTGCCATCAGCGTCGCCTCGGGGACGGACCTGCTGTCCCTGCCGCCGGACGACGTGCATCGGCGGCTCACGTCCCGCGCGACACGCCAACCGACGCTGAGGGCCCTCGCGGTCTTCCGGGCCGATGGGACGCCGCTCGGGCGCAGCGACGACGCGGCGCCCCGTTCGCCGGCCGGCCTGCCGACCTTCCAGCAGACGGTGACGACCCAGAAGGTGCACACCGGCCTGGAACGATCCCTGGCGCTCGGGCGACTGCTCGTCATCAGCGCCGCGCCGATGCTCAACGAGCGCGGCGAGCTGATCGGCGTTGCTGCCGCCAGCTCGGAACCGGGCCAGGTGCTCGCGTCGCTCTCAAACCTCCAGATCCCTGGTGCGCGCGTGTTCCTGGTTGACGAGCAGGGCGTTGTGGTGGCCACGAACACCGACGCCGCCATCGGGACACAGGTCGCGTCGCCGACCGTCCTCGCCGCGCGGGAGCGCGGGCATGAAGTCGGCACAATCGCCTACGGCACTGGCGGAGACGAATGGCTGACGGCGTACCAGCGGCTGCCCGACACCGGCTGGATCGTCGTGGTGGAACGGTCGGCTGCGACGCTGCTGGCCGACACCTATGCGTACCGCGACCGGATGCTCGTCTACCTCCTGGTGGCGATGGCGGTGGCCATCGTCGGCGGCGTCGCCCTGGCCCGCCGGGTGTCAGCGCCCCTGATCCGCCTGGCTGCCGCCGTCGGGCAGTTCGACGGCCGACACCCTTCCTCGCTGCCGCACAGCACACTGACAGAGGCCGCCGAGCTTGCGGCGGCGTTTGCCGACGCGCAGATGAGACTTGCCGCACGCACCGCCGAGCAGGAGGCCAGCGAGGCCGAGGTGCGCCGTCTGAATCAGACGCTGGAAGAGCGCGTGCGGCGGCGAACGGCGGAGCTTGCCGCCGCCTCCGCCGACGCTCAGCGTTTCCGGGCGCTCGTCGCCTCGTCTGACGACGCCATCTTGAGTAAGGATCTCCGTGGAACCGTCCTGAGCTGGAATGCCAGCGCAGAGCGGCTGTACGGCTACGCGGCCGAGGAGATGATCGGCCGTTCAGTCAGCATGTTGTTTCCCGCGGACCGCCAGCATGAGCTGCCGGAGCTGCTCGCACGGGTGGCGCATGGCGAGTCCGTCGAGGCCTTCGACACCATCCGGGTCCACCAGGATGGACGACGGCTCGATGTCTCGGTGCGGGTCTCGCCGATCCGCGACGACGATGGGACGGTTGTCGCGGTGTCCGCCATCGCGCGCGACCTGACCATTGAGATCGAGCGGCAGCGGCGGGAGATCGGGTCCGAGAAGCTGCGGGCGCTGGGGCAGATGGCCGGCGGCATCGCGCACGACTTGAACCAGTCGCTCTCGCTGATCACCGGCTACGGCGAGCTGCTCGAAGACGCGCTCGCCTACGACGCCGAGCGACCGCTGCCGCCACACCTCGCAGAGATGCTGCGGACCATCCGTCAGGCCGCCCATGACGGTGGCGAGACGGTTGCGCGGCTGCTCCGGTTCGCCCGTGGCGGCAGCGACAGCCCGGCGATAGCCCCGGAGCCGGTCCACATCTCCACCCTGCTCGACGAGGTGGTGCGGCTGACCGCGCCACGCTGGCGCGACGCCAGCCAGGCTGACGGGCGCCCGATCCGGCTCGACGTGGAGAGCGCCCCGGATGTCGTGATCCAGGGCCATCCGGCCGGGCTGCGCGAGGCCTTGACCAACCTCGTCTTCAACGCGGTCGATGCTCTGCCCCAGGGCGGGCGGATTCGTCTGGTGGCGCGCCAGCGCGTCGGAGGCGTGCGCCTGATCGTCGAAGACGATGGCCAGGGGATGCCGGCCGACGTGCGCGAGCGCATCTTCGAGCCGTTCTTCACCACGAAGGGCGACCGGGGGACCGGCCTCGGGCTGGCGATGGTTCAGAGCATCGTCGAGCGCCACCGGGGGACCATCACGGTGGAGTCGGCGCTCGGGCAGGGCGCCCGCTTCGTGCTGGACTTCCCGCTGGCCGGCCAGCCCCTCACGATGGACCAGCCAGATGATGAGGCTGCGCCCCCGGCACGGGGGCGGCTGCGCCTGCTGCTGGTGGACGACCAGAAGGGCATCACCGCGATGGCGTCGATGATGCTGGCGCGCCACGGGCATGCGGTGGCGCAGGCGTCGTCGGGCGAAGAGGCGCAGTTGCGGCTGGAGGCGCAGCCGTTCGACATCGTCATCTCGGACGTGGCGATGGGCGAAGGGATCAACGGCTGGCAGCTTGCGGCCCAGATCCACGAGCGCTGGCCTGGGCTGCCGGTGGTCCTGGCGACGGGCTGGGCGGCCGGCATCGATCCTGATGAGGCCACGGCACGGGGCATCGCCGGGGTGCTGCACAAGCCGTATCGCTCGGCCGATCTGCTGGCGATGATCGCGGCGGTGACGGCGTCCGCACCGGCCATGTGA
- a CDS encoding phospholipase: MGVAASLSAAVLAAAGPGPVLAAPGQRVGQRSAMANDWQAWAGRRQATPGAGRLSARPRPPSESGSGGSQPTGLQPLGLDAERDGLLYIPSSYQPDHPLPLVLMLHGAGGNAQGGMGPLAARAEAAGLILLAIDSRGKTWDVVRTDFGPDVTFIDRALQQTFGRYTVDPARFTVEGFSDGGSYAVSLGVSNGDLFSSILAFSPGFIAASGLIGSPRVFISHGTQDPVLNIDRCSRRIVALLRQSSYDVQYHEFEGGHTIPPEIVDEALAWLSA; the protein is encoded by the coding sequence ATGGGTGTGGCGGCGAGCCTGTCGGCGGCGGTGCTGGCTGCCGCCGGACCCGGGCCTGTGCTGGCCGCCCCTGGACAACGCGTTGGGCAGAGGAGCGCGATGGCGAACGACTGGCAGGCGTGGGCGGGGCGGCGGCAGGCCACCCCTGGGGCCGGGCGGTTGTCGGCACGGCCCCGGCCCCCGAGCGAGAGCGGCTCGGGAGGCTCCCAGCCAACGGGCCTGCAGCCGCTCGGCCTGGACGCCGAGCGCGACGGCCTCCTGTACATCCCGTCAAGCTACCAGCCCGATCACCCGTTGCCGCTGGTGTTGATGCTGCACGGCGCGGGCGGCAACGCGCAGGGCGGCATGGGGCCGCTGGCCGCCCGCGCCGAGGCCGCCGGCCTGATCCTGCTGGCGATAGACTCGCGGGGGAAGACCTGGGATGTGGTCCGCACCGACTTCGGGCCGGACGTGACGTTCATCGACCGGGCGCTGCAGCAGACGTTCGGGCGGTACACGGTGGACCCGGCCAGGTTCACCGTCGAGGGGTTCTCGGATGGCGGGTCGTATGCGGTCTCGCTGGGCGTCTCGAACGGCGACCTCTTCTCGTCGATCCTGGCGTTCTCGCCGGGATTCATCGCCGCCAGCGGGCTGATCGGCTCGCCGCGCGTGTTCATCTCGCACGGGACGCAAGACCCGGTCCTGAACATCGACCGGTGCAGCCGGCGGATCGTGGCGCTGCTCCGGCAGTCGAGCTACGACGTGCAGTACCACGAGTTCGAGGGCGGCCACACCATCCCGCCGGAGATCGTGGACGAAGCACTGGCATGGCTCTCCGCCTGA
- a CDS encoding PD40 domain-containing protein, translated as MVARGVVLALILLACLVLAQPQLDVGAQELSWVRQFGTDSAEELWGIALGPGAVYVSGMNAGGSRNEAFLRRYSTVGNQVWVRTFASEPWELDSMEGRGVAVDRNGPVYGVYQAGLRSHNAYLRKYSSDGDVLWTQIILSSELSNPDRNPAVATDGVQQVYVVSGTDRPLPGYQLQGPTDAYITAYDLNGYPTWTRQFGTAERDVAYAVAAREDAVYVAGNTSGVFPGQTLPPGHTSGSGGYGFLRKYDRNGSEVWTRQIGSTSAQGGSDVRIVGAALDAGGDLYLAGAAEGALWGMPPASGRINFIRRYGPDGSVRWTQLAPLVGQFGEGIQAIAVDGTGKVLVTGGVGDGGSLPGQTSAGATDVYVRAYSPDGAAAWERQVGTSSGENVRVVAGDSLGHAYIGGWTFGVWPGQTFHGFFDAFVARINAPGGSQPPPTATVPPTATPLPVAGAQLAYSILRPSSVFSDIAVANADGGDQRVLTGGPKGNGAPAWSPDGQKIAYVNSNGFPDGEIWVMNADGSGKASLTAGRQLSAQPAWSPDGRSIVFGCIRGNQPSALCIMNADGTGERLLRDQQGAPVGGMDPAWSPDGSKIAYLALGDIWVIGAAGGASQRLTSMGASLSPTWSPDGTKLAYESGDQIFVVNADGSNPVQLTHEDKNLRPDWSPDGVSIAFEKYRNTFLEQYNGIFIMKADGSDQRLYKLSASDVDWRPSPGTGTVRPIGGSVQQLSASGTYLPNDPRAPAGVYRATFSFRNISQDTFTDLQARIAELTGGHTVVNRDGAPTSTPTGVGAVVSVPDAALGTDGNLGPNESFSLAIEVGLQRRESFRIAFTGTGTLVGGAAADGAAVRSARGERSLLDVSADFVPEAEAGTPPATATATPSVSATPGSGTPGISVTLTATMTPPAGTAAPSQATPAGSPSACAPRPKIEVRTSQVGPGQLEAAISTEATAASPGNALRSVRLTGLSNAQVAVVGGPSLAQGAAYTPPEESREVRLLVTREQPGPMTAHLEIVDGCGPYTTFVGAGGGPR; from the coding sequence ATGGTCGCCCGCGGCGTCGTGCTTGCGCTCATTCTCCTGGCGTGTCTCGTTCTCGCGCAGCCCCAGCTGGACGTCGGGGCACAAGAGCTGTCCTGGGTCCGTCAGTTCGGTACTGACAGCGCCGAAGAGCTCTGGGGCATCGCGCTCGGCCCAGGCGCAGTGTACGTCTCGGGGATGAACGCTGGCGGGAGCCGGAATGAGGCGTTCCTCCGACGGTACTCCACGGTTGGCAATCAGGTGTGGGTGCGGACGTTCGCGTCTGAGCCGTGGGAACTGGACAGCATGGAGGGGCGCGGGGTTGCCGTGGATCGGAACGGCCCAGTTTACGGGGTCTATCAAGCCGGGCTTCGTTCGCACAACGCCTACCTGCGCAAGTACAGCTCGGATGGGGATGTGCTCTGGACCCAGATCATCCTGTCCAGCGAGCTGTCGAACCCGGATCGCAACCCGGCCGTGGCGACCGACGGCGTGCAGCAGGTCTACGTCGTCAGCGGCACGGACCGCCCATTGCCGGGCTATCAGCTGCAAGGCCCCACTGATGCGTACATCACCGCCTACGATCTGAACGGCTATCCGACCTGGACGCGGCAGTTTGGGACAGCCGAACGTGACGTTGCCTATGCGGTCGCCGCTCGTGAAGACGCTGTCTACGTCGCGGGCAACACGAGTGGCGTCTTCCCCGGTCAGACGCTGCCGCCCGGACACACGTCGGGCAGCGGTGGGTACGGCTTTCTCAGAAAGTACGACCGCAACGGCAGTGAAGTCTGGACGCGTCAGATCGGCTCCACCAGCGCTCAGGGAGGCTCAGACGTCCGCATCGTGGGCGCAGCGCTGGATGCTGGTGGCGATCTGTACCTCGCCGGGGCCGCCGAGGGCGCGCTCTGGGGGATGCCGCCGGCGAGCGGACGCATCAACTTCATCAGGCGCTACGGCCCCGATGGATCCGTCCGCTGGACGCAACTGGCCCCCCTGGTCGGCCAGTTCGGCGAGGGCATACAGGCGATCGCCGTGGACGGCACCGGCAAGGTACTGGTGACCGGCGGGGTTGGCGATGGTGGCTCATTGCCGGGCCAGACATCGGCCGGTGCAACAGATGTCTACGTCCGCGCCTACTCGCCGGACGGCGCAGCGGCCTGGGAACGCCAGGTGGGCACGTCGAGCGGCGAGAACGTGCGGGTCGTGGCCGGCGACAGCCTCGGGCACGCCTACATCGGCGGCTGGACCTTTGGCGTCTGGCCCGGGCAGACGTTTCACGGCTTCTTCGATGCATTCGTCGCGCGGATCAACGCGCCCGGCGGCTCACAACCACCGCCCACGGCGACGGTCCCGCCAACGGCAACGCCGCTGCCGGTCGCAGGCGCGCAGCTTGCCTACTCGATCCTCCGCCCGTCGAGTGTCTTCTCGGATATCGCTGTCGCGAATGCCGATGGCGGGGACCAGCGCGTCCTGACGGGCGGGCCGAAGGGCAATGGCGCTCCTGCATGGTCCCCGGATGGGCAGAAGATCGCCTACGTGAACTCGAACGGGTTCCCGGACGGGGAGATCTGGGTGATGAACGCCGACGGCAGTGGCAAGGCCTCGCTGACGGCGGGCCGTCAGTTGAGCGCCCAGCCGGCCTGGTCGCCGGACGGCCGGAGTATCGTGTTTGGCTGCATTCGCGGGAACCAGCCGAGCGCCCTCTGCATCATGAACGCCGACGGCACGGGCGAGCGACTGCTGCGGGACCAGCAGGGCGCACCGGTGGGCGGCATGGATCCAGCCTGGTCCCCTGACGGCTCGAAGATCGCGTATCTGGCCCTGGGGGATATCTGGGTCATCGGAGCGGCTGGCGGTGCTTCGCAGCGTCTGACGTCGATGGGTGCAAGCCTGAGCCCGACGTGGTCACCCGACGGGACGAAGCTTGCCTATGAGTCGGGTGACCAGATCTTCGTGGTGAATGCCGATGGCTCCAACCCGGTGCAATTGACCCATGAGGACAAGAATCTCCGGCCGGACTGGTCGCCGGATGGCGTCAGCATCGCGTTCGAGAAGTACCGCAACACGTTCTTGGAGCAGTACAACGGCATCTTCATCATGAAGGCCGATGGCAGCGACCAGCGCCTCTACAAGCTGAGCGCCTCAGACGTGGACTGGAGGCCGTCGCCGGGGACGGGGACGGTCCGACCGATCGGTGGGAGTGTGCAGCAGTTGAGCGCCAGCGGCACGTACCTGCCGAATGATCCGCGCGCCCCGGCCGGAGTCTACCGGGCGACCTTCAGCTTCCGGAACATCAGCCAGGACACCTTCACCGACCTGCAGGCGCGTATCGCCGAGCTGACCGGCGGGCACACGGTGGTGAACCGGGACGGCGCGCCCACCAGCACGCCCACAGGCGTCGGGGCGGTGGTCTCGGTGCCGGACGCGGCGCTGGGGACTGACGGCAACCTCGGCCCGAACGAGAGCTTCAGCCTCGCGATCGAGGTCGGGCTGCAACGGCGCGAGTCGTTCAGGATCGCGTTCACGGGGACTGGCACGCTGGTGGGCGGCGCGGCGGCAGACGGCGCGGCGGTTCGGTCCGCGCGCGGTGAGCGGTCGCTGCTGGACGTGAGCGCCGATTTCGTGCCCGAGGCGGAGGCCGGTACGCCACCGGCCACTGCGACGGCCACGCCGTCGGTCAGCGCCACACCGGGCAGCGGCACGCCGGGCATCAGCGTGACCCTGACGGCCACCATGACGCCGCCGGCCGGCACGGCAGCTCCGAGTCAGGCGACGCCGGCGGGCAGCCCTTCGGCCTGCGCGCCGCGCCCGAAGATCGAGGTTCGCACGTCCCAGGTTGGCCCCGGTCAGCTCGAAGCGGCGATCTCGACCGAGGCGACGGCGGCCTCCCCTGGCAACGCGCTGCGGTCTGTGCGGCTGACGGGCCTCTCAAACGCCCAGGTGGCGGTGGTGGGCGGGCCGTCGCTGGCGCAGGGGGCGGCGTACACGCCGCCGGAGGAGAGCCGGGAGGTCCGGCTGCTGGTCACCCGCGAGCAGCCCGGCCCGATGACGGCCCACCTGGAGATCGTGGATGGCTGCGGCCCGTACACGACGTTCGTGGGGGCGGGCGGCGGCCCGCGGTAA